The genome window GCACCGAGTGCTTTTCCGCAGGCACTTCCGGCTCCATGTCCCGGCCAGACCTGCATGTATTCGGGCATCGACTTGAACTTCTCAAGTGACTTGTAAAGGGTCTGGGCTGAAGGCTTCATGACATCTTTCATGCCGGCGGCAGATTCAAGCAGATCCGGTCTGCCCACATCACCGACAAAGACAAAGTCACCGGTTGCAATGCCCATCGGCTGATCAGCACCGCCACCCTTGTCCGTTACGGCAAAAATGAGATGTTCCGGCGTGTGACCCGGAGTGTGAATGGCTTTGATCTCGATATTTCCGACCATGAAAGTAAAGCCGTCTTTCATCAGCTCATAGTTGTAATTGCTGCCGATCAGCCATTCGTACTTCCAGTCTGAATCGCCTTCATCGGAAGCATAAACCTTGACACCACGCTCAGCAAATTCACGAAGTCCGGATATATAGTCGGCATGAATGTGCGTATCGGCAGCAGCCGTGATTTCAAGCTTCTCCTGCTCTGCGATGTCGTAGTACTGCTGAACATCACGCATAGGGTCAATCACAACAGCTTCGCCTGTTTTCTGGCAGCCGATCATGTAAGCATACTGTGCAAGTTTGGGTTCAAAGATTTGACGGAAAAACATAGTGATTCTCCTTTTTTGTGGTTGTTGTTTTAAAAAACTCTGTAATCTTTTTGTCACGATTGTGTGCTGCTTTTCCGGAGCAGCGCTGCGGGACGTGAGAACCGTCAGTGCGGGAGACTTTCACGGAATACGCCGTATGCATAGGTTCCGGCAAGTGCCGCAAGTATCGGTATGATGAAGATGGTTATCCCGCTCCCAAGCAGGGCAAACAGCGGGCCGGGGCATGCTCCGGTCAGTGCCCAGCCGAATCCGAACAGTGTTCCGCCTATGATATACCTCTTCTTCTGTGAAGCATCCTTGGGTGGAATGGATATGGGATTGCCCTCGGTATCCTTCAAGTTAAACCGCTTGATTATCTGGATGGAAATCATTCCCACAATGATGGCGGTGCCGATCACACCGTACATGTGGAAATCCTGAAAACGAAACATCTCCTGGATCCGAAACCAGGAAATCACCTCGGCTTTTGTCAGGACAAAGCCAAAGAGTGTGCCAATGAGAAGATATTTGATGTAATTCATGATGAGTCTTGTTTTTGGATTAAGTTCGAATTTCCCGGTTAACTGATCAGAAAATCAGCGGATAAATGACATGCGTTACGACAAGGCCGCCGACAAAGAATCCAATGACAGCTATTAACGAAGCCAGCTGCAGATTGGAAATTCCGCTGATAGCATGACCTGAAGTGCACCCGCCGGCATACCGGGCACCAAATCCGACCAAAAAGCCGCCTATGACCAGCACTATTACTCCCTGCAATGTTCCAAGATTACTCCAGGAAAAGAGCTCAGAAGGCACAAAACCGGAAAAATCAGTAAGGCCAAACGCCTGAAGATCCGCGATTGTGGCGGCTGACAAGGCTATCGGCTCGGGATTCTGGAAAACGTATCCGCCAAGGAAACCGCCGATAAATACACCCAGTACAAACACCAGGTTCCACATGCCCTGGGATTTCCAGTCATAATTGAAAAAGGAAACATTACCCGGTGCGCATGCAGCGCAGGCATGTCGAAGGCTGGATGAAATTCCGAATTGTTTGTTTCCGAAAAACAGAAGAAGCGGTATGATCAGACCGATAATGGGTCCGGCCACATACCAGGGCCACGGTTGTGTTAACAACTCAAGCATAACAGGATCGATTTTGATTGATAATTGACATGTTTAATTGACTGGTCTTCATTCGATAGATAATATACATATATAAATAACTATATGTCAAGTAAAAAAGTTCCTTTTTTTTCAGCTATGAAACTGAAGTAAAATCATCAGTATGATGTCGTCTGAAAATGCGCCCTGCCGGGCGCACCAAACAAAAAAGGCGCAACACTTCAGAACGAAATGTCACGCCTTTTCTAAATTACCTGTCCGACATTTCGCCGGAACGTATGCTTGTAAGTGTATTACTGAGACAGGCGGAATGTAATTGGCAGCGAGTAGCGGACACGAACCGGACGGCCTCTCTGGCGTCCCGGTGTAAACTCAACCTGCTTGACCGCTTCAACAGCTGCCTCATCACAACCACCACCAATACCGCGTACTACCTGCGGATCCACAACCTGTCCTTCTTCATCAATGATAAACTGAACAACGACACGTCCTTCAATACCGGCCTGCCGGGCAATCTCGGGATATTCAAGATTGTCATAAATTGCCTGCATTCCTCCTTTCAGTTCCGGCATGTCCTCAACAATCGTGAACACTTCCGGCTCTTCTTCTTCCTCATCATCCTCCGGCGGAGGCGGTGGAGGCATATCCATTGGTGCATCAAGATCTACTTCGGTATCAAGATCATAAAACTGGTCTTCAACGATCTCGTCATCAGGTACGGGTTCCGGTGACGGCGGCCGGGGCGGAGGCGGAGGGGTTGTCTCTTGCTCAGTCTGGATAATCTCCTCCATTTCAATGATCTCCTGCTCTTCTTCCTGAATCTCAAACTCACTTCCCGGCTGGAGATCTATTCGGAATAAGGCGATCAGTATGATCAGCGTCACAATAAATCCAATCTGCAGGTTGATCATGTAATACTTGTGCAGATTTACATTTGGTTTCTTGTTCTCTAAAATACTCATGATTTAAACTCCCAGTCTCTAAACCAAAAAAGACCTTTAATTTTCTGTTCAGATACAATCCTTGTAATGCCGGACATTATAAGGCTCAAAATACAAAATTTGAAAAGAAGGTACCGATTTTTTTTGGTAACGCTTCCCTGAAACTGAAAAGCGGTTCCAATTTGGTTATCAAGGGCAATATTCAATGTTTAAGATTCCGGTTCGGTTTACATGTAATGAACGATACTCCGGCAAATTTCGTCTGCCTATATAAAGTAATGATGAATAAAATTACTTGTATTTTCAAACGTTAGCTTCATTTCCGGACAGATAACCTGTGTATTACACCCCCCCCGGGATACCCTGCACAAAATTTCAGTTTTATTTCTTTACCATGCACAATACCACATATCTGGTCGACAAATACAGCAGGCAGGCACCGCGCTATACCTCTTATCCATCGGCTCTGCATTTCAGGGAAATGGAGGATGTTTCGGATGCAACTGCTTTGATAAAAGAGCGTAACCTTCGGCCCGGTCCGGTCTCCATCTATATACATATTCCATTTTGTGCTTCATTATGCTGGTATTGCGGCTGCACGAGGGTGATTACACGTCAGGAAGGTGACAGCAGCGTTTACCTGGATCACCTTTTTTCGGAAATACGCTCACTTTCGCAACAACTCCACCCTGAAAACAAGGTAGTTCAGCTTCATTTCGGGGGCGGTACACCAACATTTCTTAGTCCGGATGAGCTGCGTACGGTGGGAAAACAGCTTCGTGAACATTTTCATTTCAGCAATGACATGGAGCTTGCCGTTGAAATCGATCCCAGGCGACTCACCGAAGATCATGCTCAGGCTCTGGCCGAAATTGGCTGCAACCGGGCCTCGATCGGCATCCAGGACGTCCGGCACGAGGTGCAGAAAGCGATTAACCGCATACAGCCCATGGAGATAAATGAACGGGTTACCCGCTGGCTGCGTCAAGCCGGAATCCACAACATCAATGTGGATCTGATTTACGGGCTGCCGCTTCAAAACAAAAAAAGCTTTGAAGAAACGCTTGAAGCTGTTAAAACTCTGGATCCCGACCGTTTTGCCATCTTCCACTATGCCCACGTCCCCTGGATGATGCCGGCCCAGAAATTGCTCGACAAGTACCCGATGCCGGATTCCTACGAGAAGTTTTCCATGCTGGAAATGACAATCGCCAATTTAACCCGCTCCGGATATGAGTACATCGGCATGGACCATTTCGCAAAAAACGACGACGAATTGTCGGTGGCACGACATAACGGTACTCTGCAGCGAAATTTCCAGGGATACAGTACCCGTCCGGACACGGACATCTATGGTTTCGGGATGTCATCCATATCACAAATCGGTGACGGTTACCTGCAGTCCGTAAAGGAGCTCGATACCTATTACGAGCGGATTTCCGGCAGCCGGATGCCCTACTTCAAAGAGTACTACCTGACAGAAGACGACCGTATTCGCCGGAAAACCATCATGAAGCTCATGTGCAATCTGGAGCTCGATTTTTCGGAGATAAGCACTGAATGGGATATTGACGCGAAATCCCGTTTTTCTGATAATTTCGACAGGTTGCAGGAAATGGCAGATGACGGACTGGTTATTCTGCATGAGGACGGGCTGAAGGTCACAGATACCGGGCGGATGTTCCTCAGAAACATAGCCACTGCATTTGATGCCTATTATGCATCATCCGAAAAAAAGGGCAGATACTCAAAAACAGTGTAAATACCGACAGATGTGACTGGACTTCTGTCAATTTCTCTGTTATTTTCGTCGGACATTAACTTATTCACATCAATCTTGCCGACATGGAAAATCCACGCATCCTTGTTCCGACCGACCTTTCCGATTTAAGTCTTGTCGCTTTTGAATCAGCCAATTATCTCGCTGACATACTGGACGGCATGGTACTTCCACTGTATGTGTATCCGCCGGAAAAAGATGGTGCAAGCTTTCCTGTACCGCCTACGCCTCCCAAAAAGATTGAAGAACTTGAAGCCGAGCTGGAGAAAAAAGTCTCAGCTTATGTCGATGAAGACAACCTGGAACCGGTTGTCGTCCGTAAAGGAAAACCGTGGGAAATCATCATGGAGGAATCGGAGGATGCTGACCTGATCGTCATGACATCGCACGGCAAATCCGGCTTTTCCCGGCTCTTTCTCGGTTCTGTGACTGAACGTGTGGTAAGATTCAGCAAAGCCCCGGTCCTGCTGGTTGAGAAAGACTCCAAAATCAAACCGCTCAGCGATATTCTGCTGACCACGGACTTTTCTGATCACTCGCTTCTCGCATTTGATTACACCCGGGATTTGGTCGCCGCCACCCATGCCAAAGTTCACCTGGTGCATCTTGTAAACCTGTCCCAGTTCAGTAAAGTCAGTACGTTTGACGATCAGATAGAAAGCCTTCAGCAAAAACTGAATGAGTGGGTGGATGAACATTTGAAAGAAATCCGCAAAAATGTAACCGCGGAAGTGCTGCCTGTGAAATCCTCCATTCACGAAGCAATAGTCCATCTGACGAACCAGAAAAAATACAGCATGGTGGTAATGTCCACTCTGGGTCATACCGGGCTCAAATATCTGCGGCTTGGCAGTACAGCAGCAAATGTTCTGAGGCTGGTAAAAACGGCTGTATTCAGTATAAATCCGCGAATGGACAAGCCCATTGGCAAAGAACATGTCGAGCGGTAATCACACGTTCCCCAATTATCGGTTAATCCGATACCCACGACTCCTGTAACCGGCTCACGACCATGGAACATCCATCCTCCGCCCGGCATCCTGAAAAGCTGCGTGCTTTTACAAAATACCTGATCCGGGACACAAAAGCGCTGGAACAGATGCTTGCCGACGATATGTTCGAACGCGACACCAAACGAATCGGTGCCGAGCAGGAACTTTTCATCATTGACCGGGCCAGCCGCCCCTATTCTCTGAACACCAAACTTATTGAGGAGCTGGATGATCCGCATTTTGCATATGAACTTGCCCGGTTCAATCTTGAGTTCAACCTCGATCCTCTGTCCTTTGGCGGCAAATGCCTCCGGAATCTCGAACAGGAGCTGAACAAACTGATCGGCAAAGCCCGGCAGGTAGCTGAAAAGCATGAAGGGGATATCATTTTGATGGGCTCTCTTTCGACAATCCGCAAGTCGGATCTCGGAATGGAAAACATCACCCCGAAGGAGCGATACTACATGCTTAATGATGCGCTTACAAGGGTGCGGGGCGAGGAGCATGAGCTGAAAATAAAAGGTGCCGATGAACTTCATGTAAAGCACGATTCGGTGATGATGGAATCCTGCAACACCAGTTTTCAGATTCACTTTCAGGTGTCCCAGGAGGATTTTGCCCGTCTGTACAACATTGCCCAGCTGGTGGCTGCCCCTGTACTTGGTGCCGCCGCCAACTCACCGTTTCTGTTCGGGAAACAGCTTCTTCATGAAACACGCATCGCCGTTTTCCAGCAGTCGATTGACAACCGGAAAGCCCAGGACTTTGTAAATGAAAGAAAGCCCCGGGTTCAGTTTGGTTCGCGCTGGATCGAAGAGTCCGTCATGGAGATATTTCAGGAAGACATCGCGCGTTTTCGGGTCCTGTTTGCAATCGATGATATCGAAGATCCTTTTGAAGCGCTTGACAGCGGACGCATTCCCAAACTTGAGGCGCTCCAGCTCTTCAACGGCACGATTTACCGCTGGAACCGGCCCTGTTACGGCATCACCGACGGCAAACCTCACCTCAGAATCGAAAACCGGGTGCTGCCATCGGGGCCCTCTGTTGTTGACGAAGTGGCCAATGCGGCGTTCTGGCTCGGACTTATGGCAGGCGTATCGTCACAATATGACGACATCACAAAACTGATACCATTCAAGGAAGTGGAATCCAACTTCCTGAGCACTGCCCGTCGCGGCCTGCTGTCACAGATTAAATGGCTTGATGGCAACAGCTATCCTACCCAGGATCTTATCATGAACGAGCTTATCCCCCTGGCAAGGGAAGGGCTTAGACTTCACGATATTGACAGCGAGGATACTGAGCACTATCTGGGGGTTATACAGGAACGAACCCGCAAAGGTCAGAATGGTGCAATCTGGCAGCTTGATTCCTTCCATAACCTTGATGACATCTGGAGTCCGTACGAAAAGCTGACCGCCATTGCCGATTCCACTTTGAAAAATCAAAAATCCGGCAAACCGGTCCATCAATGGCCCAAGGCTAAAGTTCACCGGAAAAACCGCTGGGAAAAGGCGTTTGCCAAAGTAGGGCAGTTCATGACCACGGACATTTACACCCTGCAGGAAGACGACATCATCGATCTGGCGGCCAATGTGATGGAATGGCAGCGAATCAAACATATTCCGGTTGAGAATGATCAGCATTTTCTCGTCGGAATGGTTACCTACCGTTCCATGATCAGCACACTCAACAATATTATCGCCAAGCAGCTGGATCACACCAATGTCTCCGTTAGTGATATCATGGACCGCGAGATTGTGACGGTGTCACCGGACACCCCTTCTGTGGAAGCCATTGAACTGATGCAGAACAATGATATATCCAGTCTGCCGGTTGTTGAAGGCGGCAAGCTCGTGGGCATCGTCACCGAATTTGATTTTGCCCGCATTGCTGCAGAACTGCTCAAGGACAGGTTGAAAAAGCGGTAAAAGGTTTTTCATTGAAATTTTATTGCTGATTTGCGTTTCCGTATCTTTTGTGCTGAATCAAATCAAACTGATATGGAGATATATAAAGAATTTCAATTTGAGGCCGCGCATTATCTGCCCAACCTGCCTGAAGACCATAAATGCCGGCGCATGCACGGCCATTCATACCGAATCAAACTGTATATCGGTGGACCGATAGATCCGGCAATCGGCTGGATCAAAGACTTTGCCGATATCAAAAAATCATTTACGCCGGTATACAAACAGCTTGATCATTATGTATTGAATGATATTGAGGGACTGGAAAATCCGACCAGCGAAAATCTTGCCCGGTGGATCTGGAACAAGACGAAACCACTGCTGCCGGAACTGACCCGCGTGGAAGTGATGGAAACATGCACTACCGGCTGTATTTACGAAGGCGATGACAGCTGACACATTGTCTGTGAGGCCGGAATGATGCGTCTCAGAGCAAATAACTTCGCACATTTTCAGAAGCTGGGATAAAGACAGTGCAGGCGTGCAATTGTGATACGCAATAGTGATGTATCGCTACGGAGCCAGACGTGACCGGACCCATTCTGATTCATCCGATGAGCCGGACCGGTCCCGCGTATAGCACAACCGGTCATGCAAACGGTTAACCCTGCCCTGCCAGAATTCGATGCGATGGGGACTGACCTTGTACCCGCCCCAGTTAGCCGGTCTTGGTATTTTGTCAACAGCAGGATATTTCTCTTCCAGTTCTTTTACTTTTCTCTCCAGGTCCCCCCGTGATTCGATCACATCGCTTTGCGGTGACGCTGCGGCACTGAGGCGGCTTCCCGCAGGACGGGAATTGAAATAGGCATCCGACTGGCTGTCAGGCACTTTACCGGCCACACCCTCAATGCACACCTGCCGCATCAGATCCGGCCAGTAAAATATCAGGGATACGTACTGATTGGCAGCAATATGCCTGCCTTTCCTGCTGTCATAATTTGTATAGAACACGAACCCGGTTTCATCAAAGTCCTTCAGCAGTACCGTCCGCGATGACGGACGGTTGTCCTGATCAACGGTTGACAGTATCATGGCATTGGGATCGTCCTTAATTACGTTTGTTGCTTCCCTGAACCATGTTTCAAACTGCTTGATCGGATTTGTGTCCGCATGCTTTTCCAGTAGCGGCCGGCCCTGATATTCCCGCCGGAGCAATGCAAGGGACTGTCGGGTCAGTCTGGCCGGATCCGAAAGCTCTTCCCTGCCCGGAAGCCGCTGCCGAATATAGCGGAAAACAGATCGAATCATGCTGACAAGAGGGGTTTTGTATTAAAAAAATGGTTTATGATAACCCGGAAGCCCAAAAAAACTGCATGAAGAAAGTATCATCAAACCATGTCATATACAAATTATGAGATTAAAAAAAATGCCGCCCTGAGTTATTCAGAGCGGCATAATGACTACATATTTACACAATGACCTGACAAATGGTATCCGTCAGGGAACGATGCAGATCAAAGATTCCACTGCATATGGCGCTTGTACTCATGCAGGAATTCCTCGATAATTTGTTCTTTTGTGTAGTTGGTCACATCGTGGTAAAGCGGTCCGTCTTTCAGGAAGACTTCGGCGCGGTACTGATCGCCTTTTTCATCTTTCAGCGGCAACACCGGGAAAGAGAACTCTTTCTGACGGTACGGCCGTGACCTGATGGAAAAATAGAACTCTTCCGATCCTTCATGGAATACGCGGATAGTGGCAGACATTGCTTCTGTCTCCACATCAATATCACGATCATATTCCTGGAGTTCATTGGCTATTTCCTCAAAAGCAGGCTCTACCACATCGGCAATAAATTTTTTGACACGAATTTTGCCTTTCGATTCTGCTTCTCTTCTTTTCTTCTTCAGTACATCCTCATCAAAAATCTCTTTCAGAGTTTTTTTCCAATTACTCATTGAAACTCCCGTTTAAATTGCGATTGGATACTACGCTTACTGAGATCCACTGTCGATATCCCCGGAATCCTGCGGCTTTTTCGACTTGGCTTTGAATGTTTTGCGCCGTACAAGCCGTTCCGTTCCTTCTGTGCTAAGGCCCTTGTAAAGACTGTAACACATCAACAAAAGAATAATGGTAAACGGAAGTCCGGTGGTAATAGCTGCTGTCTGCAATCCGCCAAGTCCGCCGGCAAGCAACAGTACAGCTGCTACTGCACCCTCGGAAAGTGCCCAGAACACTCGCTGCCCCACAGGAGGATTCGGATTTCCACCGGAAGCAAGCATGTCAATAACAAGTGAACCGGAATCAGATGAGGTCACAAAAAATGTAATGATCACCAGGGTAGCTGCAATAGAAGTGATCGTTGCAAGCGGGAGGCCATCCAGCATCGCAAACAACATCTGTTCGGTATCAAGGCCGGAAATTCCAGCATCTCCTAATATTTCCATATTAAGGGCCGTGTTGCCGAATACCGTCAGCCAGATAAATGTAAACGCAGTCGGTACAAGCAGTACGCCACCGACAAACTCCTGAATACTTCGGCCTCTTGAGATTCGGGCGATAAACATACCAACAAATGGTGACCATGCAATCCACCATCCCCAGTAGAAAAGTGTCCATCCGGCAAGCCAGCCATCTACAGCCTCTCCGTCAAATGTTCCCAGCCAAAAACTGGATTGAACAAGATTCTGGAGATAATAACCGGTATTTTCAACAGTGGCATTCAGCAGGTATACCGTAGGACCGAGTATGAAAACAAAAATAATCAATCCGACAGCTACACTCATATTGAAGTTACTCAGTCTTCGGATACCTTTATCCAGTCCAAGCACTACGGAGATGGTTGCAATAGCTGTAATTCCAGCAATTAACAATATCTGAATGGTAGTTGACACCTCAACGCCGAACAGATATTCAAGTCCAGCATTAACCTGCATTACACCGAGCCCCAGCGAAGTCGCCACTCCGAACATGGTTCCGAAAATTGCCAGAATATCAATGGTATTACCTCTCCAGCCATAGATTTTATCGCCGAGTAGCGGATAGAATGCCGAACGGATGGAAAGCGGGAGTCCTTTTCTGAAATGAAAATAAGCCAGGGACATTCCGACTATGATGTAGATAGCCCACGGGTGAAAGCCCCAGTGGAAAAAAGTGAGTCGCATTGCTTCACGAGCAGCCTCCAAAGACTCACCACCTATAGTAGGAGGTGCCAGGTAATGAAACATGGGTTCGGCAACGCTGAAGAATACCAATCCGATACCCATACCGGCACTGAAAAGCATCGTAAACCAGGATGCATAGCTGTAATCAGGTTCGGAGTCATCAGGACCCAACTTGATCTTCCCAAACCGACTAAAGAACAAGTAAATTACAAATATAAGAAAAATGGACACAGAAAGGATGTAAAGCCATCCGAACTGATCTACAATAAATTCCTGGATATAGCCAAACACTACATTTGTTCTATCTGGAAAAGCTGCGCCCAAAAAAACAAACAAAATGATTATAACAATCGAGATAAAAAAGTTATATGGATTGACCTCCAGATTCAGCTTTTTGTGTAGGGACATTAAACCTCCATTGTTCGTTCATATTCAGAAAGCCGGTAATTATACCGGATTTCAGGACACTCAACTTAATCTTAATCGCGGCCTTGCCCGGCCTTCGGTCAAGTAGTTTTCTTTCGGGCCTCTTCAATGAAGCCGGCCCACCACATCGACTTTGTGAACATAGTAAATTTCAGCAGTATTGCCAAAATGAATGCTGTAAAAACAGCAGCTTCTGAACAGGCCTGCCTCCAATTAAGGCAACAGAGATGCCATTACTGCGTCTATTTGTTTTTCTGACCAAACCCGGCAGTGATTCTGTCCAGTATAATGGCAAGAATTACCACCACAAGACCGGCCTCGAATCCCTGACCAACCTGCAGTCGCTGAATTCCGCGGAGCACGTCAGCACCAAGTCCGCCGGCACCAATCATTGCAGCAATAACAACCATGGACAGTCCGAGCATGATCGACTGGTTGACCCCTGCCATGATGGTCGGAGTCGCAACGGGAATTTGTACTTTGAAAAGCTTTTGCCAGCCTGTAGCGCCAAAAGCATCGGCTGCCTCTGTCAGTTCTTTGGGCACCTGGCGGATTCCCAGATTGGTAAGCCTGATCAGCGGAGGCAGGGCAAATACAAATGTTGCCACGACACCCGGTACCAGACCAAGACCGAAAAACATAACGGCAGGTATCAGGTAGACAAAAGCCGGCATGGTCTGCATGAAGTCAAGAACAGGTCTTATGAAGTAATCAAATTTGTCTTTTCTTGCTGCAAGTACACCCAGTGGCAGACCTACTGCCATAACCAGCAATTCAGCTGTTATTACAAGTGACAGGGTTTCAATAAAAGCTCTCCACAGTCCGATATTTTCTGACAGCAGCAGACCGAGAGCGGCAAACAGCGACACCCTCCACCCTGCCATATACCACGTTAAAGCGGCTATGGCAACAATCAGGACTGCTGGATGAACGGCCATCAGCCCGTCTTTGAGATTATTAACAATAAAAAAGACAAAGGCACTGAAAGAGTCGAAAATAATGGCATATTCTCTGACCAGATAATCGACAGCATCAGACACCCAGTCTCTTAACGGTACTCGGAAAGGTAGCATAAATGAAATATCAACTCGTTAAAATTTCTGTTCTGAAATAGCGATGTCAGGACTTATTGTCTTGTTCGCCTGTATTGTCCGTTCCCAGTGATTCCGGGGAACCCGTATTTATTTTACCCTCATCAATTGCCTCGGGATCCTGGGACAAGGCAGCAATGATAGCCCCTCGGACAATGACGCCCCTTAATCTGTTTTTGTCGTCAACAACGGCGATCGGACCGTATTCACTATCATGATAGGCATTGATGACATCACTCAGGGCTTCGTCTTGATCAACTTTGCTTGCCTCACGCAGAAGTGACTTGTCGAAGGGAACATCATCTTCCTTCTGATGTTTTTTCAGATTCTCGGCCAGCTCATCGGCAAGAATGTACCCTTTCAGATCACGCTTGGAATCGATCATGAATATTCCCGACAAGCCGTTCCTTTTCATTTTCCGGAGTATTGTCCTCGGGCCGTCACCGGTGAATGCAATTTCCTTTGCCGGCTGCATTATCGTTCCGGCTGTAAGCACAGCGGCACGATCCATGTCTTCAACGAATGCTTTGACATAGTCGTTTGAAGGTCTGGATATAATTTCCTCTGCCGAACCGATTTGTACAATTTCACCATCTTTCATGATGGCAATCCGGTCACCAATACGGAACGCTTCATCCAGGTCGTGCGTCACGAAGAGAATGGTTTTCTTCATGGTGGATTGAAGCTCGATCAGCTCGTCCTGCATCTGACGGCGAATCAGCGGATCAAGTGCACTGAAAGCCTCATCCATTAGCAGAATGGGAGCATCTACTGCCAGACCGCGGGCAAGCCCTACACGCTGCTGCATACCGCCCGACAATTGGGACGGATAACTGTCCTCATTCCCTTTCAGCCCCACCTGTTCGATCATTTTCCGGGCTTTTTCCTGCCGGACCTCCTTATCAACACCCTGCAGTTCAAGTCCGAACTCAACATTTCCGAGAACAGTCCGGTGCGGAAGAATGGCAAAATTCTGGAAGACCATTCCGCAAAAAGTGTTTCTCCGGAATTCACGAAGTTCTTTTTGATTGAGTTTGACAATATCGGTTCCGTTGATAATGATTTCACCGCTTGTCGGTTCATGAAGCCGGTTGATCAGACGCTGCAATGTCGACTTGCCGCTCCCTGACAGCCCCATCAGGACAAACGTTTCACCTTCTCTGACCGAAAAATTGATTTTCTGAACACCGACAACCTGCTT of Natronogracilivirga saccharolytica contains these proteins:
- a CDS encoding BCCT family transporter — protein: MSLHKKLNLEVNPYNFFISIVIIILFVFLGAAFPDRTNVVFGYIQEFIVDQFGWLYILSVSIFLIFVIYLFFSRFGKIKLGPDDSEPDYSYASWFTMLFSAGMGIGLVFFSVAEPMFHYLAPPTIGGESLEAAREAMRLTFFHWGFHPWAIYIIVGMSLAYFHFRKGLPLSIRSAFYPLLGDKIYGWRGNTIDILAIFGTMFGVATSLGLGVMQVNAGLEYLFGVEVSTTIQILLIAGITAIATISVVLGLDKGIRRLSNFNMSVAVGLIIFVFILGPTVYLLNATVENTGYYLQNLVQSSFWLGTFDGEAVDGWLAGWTLFYWGWWIAWSPFVGMFIARISRGRSIQEFVGGVLLVPTAFTFIWLTVFGNTALNMEILGDAGISGLDTEQMLFAMLDGLPLATITSIAATLVIITFFVTSSDSGSLVIDMLASGGNPNPPVGQRVFWALSEGAVAAVLLLAGGLGGLQTAAITTGLPFTIILLLMCYSLYKGLSTEGTERLVRRKTFKAKSKKPQDSGDIDSGSQ
- a CDS encoding ABC transporter permease → MLPFRVPLRDWVSDAVDYLVREYAIIFDSFSAFVFFIVNNLKDGLMAVHPAVLIVAIAALTWYMAGWRVSLFAALGLLLSENIGLWRAFIETLSLVITAELLVMAVGLPLGVLAARKDKFDYFIRPVLDFMQTMPAFVYLIPAVMFFGLGLVPGVVATFVFALPPLIRLTNLGIRQVPKELTEAADAFGATGWQKLFKVQIPVATPTIMAGVNQSIMLGLSMVVIAAMIGAGGLGADVLRGIQRLQVGQGFEAGLVVVILAIILDRITAGFGQKNK
- a CDS encoding quaternary amine ABC transporter ATP-binding protein, whose product is MSDIITVNNLYKIFGENPKKAIEALEEGKTKDEILQELKQVVGVQKINFSVREGETFVLMGLSGSGKSTLQRLINRLHEPTSGEIIINGTDIVKLNQKELREFRRNTFCGMVFQNFAILPHRTVLGNVEFGLELQGVDKEVRQEKARKMIEQVGLKGNEDSYPSQLSGGMQQRVGLARGLAVDAPILLMDEAFSALDPLIRRQMQDELIELQSTMKKTILFVTHDLDEAFRIGDRIAIMKDGEIVQIGSAEEIISRPSNDYVKAFVEDMDRAAVLTAGTIMQPAKEIAFTGDGPRTILRKMKRNGLSGIFMIDSKRDLKGYILADELAENLKKHQKEDDVPFDKSLLREASKVDQDEALSDVINAYHDSEYGPIAVVDDKNRLRGVIVRGAIIAALSQDPEAIDEGKINTGSPESLGTDNTGEQDNKS